From Syntrophorhabdales bacterium:
CGTGCAGTTCTTCACCGACCTCGGGCTCTTGAAGATCAACCTTGCAGGACAGAGGGGCCATCGGCCGCTTATAACCCTGTACGGTCTGTTACGCCAGCTCGGCCTGCTCATGCTGACCCAGCTCGCGGAGGGGGTTTTCTTCAGGGGAGCCATAGAAGCGGGCATATGCGCCGAGCTGAGCGGGGGCGACCTTTATGGCCAAGCAATCGCGCGAGCCTACAGGCTTGAAGCAAGTGTCGCGGCGTATCCCCGGATTGTCGTGGGAAGGCACGTGGTGGACTATGTGGGGTCATTCGCGACAAAAAACCTTACCGGAGATGAGAGGGCGATCAGTGATTCTTACATAGAGATTATTAACAGTTGTCTCAGGGAAGATACCGATGGAGTCCTCACCTTCTTTTATCTGGATCCGCTCTTCCGTAAGTGCTACTTCGGTCATGAAAACAATTTCAACTACGTGGTGAAGACCGCCTGCCGGTCCATTCAGAGGCATCGAGATACCCGGTGCCAGGGGGACGCACAACTGAGCGAGCGCCTCGCGAGGATCGAGGAGTATTTCAAAAGCCAAGGCCGCTGGACGGACAGTTACTGAAACCCATCCCGGAACCTTGCTTTTCTGTGGCTAAATCACGTCCTGTTTGCTTAATCTTCATCGGGATGGTAAACTAAAGTTCGGTGTATCGACAATCGGCGATACGTCAGCCCCGGCCGGAAACGGCACTCTCCTGAACTCTCCGGTCTCCCGATTGAGCCATTCCTAGGCATACCGGGAATGATTTCTGTAAAGTAGGCCACAAGACACACAGGTCTCACCGGCCTCCATGTAATTGCCTTTCTTGAGAAGGGTATTCTCGCTACCCTCAGATGAGCAGTCCGCGAAAGTAGTTTATACGTTCGACGGGATAAGACGCAATTTTGCAGACTAAGGAGGATTATGATCAATCGTATGCCCGTACAGCCCCGAATGGTGGTCATGCAGTTGAGCACCGATGAGGGCGCTTTCATCTGCAACGTGAAAGAATCCGACCTGCCGAAGATCGATGCCGGAGAGGCCGGCACCCGTATCGTCATTCACTGTGCCATAAGGCTGGACGCAATGGCTGAAGGACAATACGAGCTCCACAAGACAAAGGTGATAGACACGAGCTCGATCGATTTCTATCAGTCACTGCAGCGGAGAGCACTATCTATCGTGCCGAAAGGGCGACCAGCCCTCGTACACGACAAGGGAGAGAAGGATGAGTAAACAGACGGGTATCCGCTGGTTTGCATTGAAGCCGATATCCATGGACGCCCCGGCCGAGACAGTGAGAAGTGCCCTGGCCCAGGCGGCCTGAAAAGTACCCTAGCGGGTTGCGACAAAAGGAGGAGGCATGCTTGTAGGAAAGATCGATGTAAGGGCAAGAGAAAAGATACTGGTCACGATACGGGACGGCAAGAAGGCGAAACTGATCGATGTTCGGGTCCATCATACGAGCGATGACGGTGAACTGGTGGCGACACCGGCCGGCATTTCCCTATCGGAGGATCAGATAGACCAGGCCGTCGAGCTACTCAAAGAGGCGAAAATAAGAGTGGCCGAGAAAAACTGAGATCGGTGCGGTGAAACAGGCATCAAATGGGCTTGATCATCCGCGCAGTATTTGAATAAAAAGAAAGGAGTCGGGCACATGGCGGAAGGGACAGTGAAGTGGTTCAACGATTCGAAAGGTTTCGGGTTTATCACGCAGGATGGCAGCGGCGATATTTTTGTGCACCACAGTGCCATTCAGGGTTCGGGCTTTAAGTCCTTGTCGGAGGGCGACAGGGTCGAGTTCGACATCGTGAAGGGGCAAAAGGGGCCGGCCGCGGGAAACGTGCGGAAGAAGGGCTGAACAGAGACCGTGACACAAATCGTGGGCGTGTCGGAAACCGGAGGCGTCGCGAAAGAGAAGCTCCTTGAGATTCTCACGAGGCTTCTCGGCTCTCGTACAGACTTGGGCTTTTTGCTGCAACTGAACCAGAAATGTCTCGAACAGCTTATTGTCGCGGTAAGGGTGCGTCTGGAGACAACGGCATGACCTACCGCGAACGAGAACAAAAATGGCGCTGGTCGACCATGTGAAATTGTGACGATTAGGTCTTCGGGATCTCGGGCACCTGAGGGTAGCAAGACGTCTGTAC
This genomic window contains:
- a CDS encoding PC4/YdbC family ssDNA-binding protein, with translation MLVGKIDVRAREKILVTIRDGKKAKLIDVRVHHTSDDGELVATPAGISLSEDQIDQAVELLKEAKIRVAEKN
- a CDS encoding cold-shock protein encodes the protein MAEGTVKWFNDSKGFGFITQDGSGDIFVHHSAIQGSGFKSLSEGDRVEFDIVKGQKGPAAGNVRKKG